One window from the genome of Dolosigranulum savutiense encodes:
- a CDS encoding sialidase family protein: protein MKTLTDAITVFNSGTHNEQNTDGIFCYRIPALLQTSTGPLIAGGDERRNQYADFGDIAMVIRRSLDNGKSWGEKITILDLRRNPQAEDPEVDGPFLIDMALVQHPNSGRIFALYDLFPEIKGLWGLAKTYEPPFVEIGEKTYQALYTHNMVDKSAPYTIRDGGIVYDPTGTPTDYRIITHPTEPNYSDYGNILRGNDVVGNIFFITNKTAPFRVAKTAHIHYSYSDDEGKTWSAPHNIAGQLISSHMNFHGIGPGAGITLTHPPYTGRIVIPTYTTNWSSHLEGSQSSRVIYSDDHGHTWHCGQAVNDGRLLDNGDRIHSTTMAHPTAQNSEASVVETSHGDLLLFMRNLTGHVQMARSTNGGASWHNQPENIISLEAVPDMYVQLSAVQTIYHKQEYILLANAQDSDRNNGYIHLAEVDASGNLHWLHHQQINTGKFAYNSLQELAPGTFGLLYETADNAHNDYQLKFQIFSLAELLQKH, encoded by the coding sequence TTGAAGACATTAACTGACGCCATCACAGTATTTAACAGTGGCACACATAATGAACAAAATACGGATGGTATCTTTTGTTACCGCATCCCCGCTTTACTGCAAACTTCCACTGGTCCATTAATTGCAGGAGGCGACGAGCGGCGTAACCAGTATGCTGATTTCGGTGACATTGCCATGGTCATTCGACGTAGCCTAGATAATGGCAAATCTTGGGGAGAAAAAATTACGATCCTTGACTTGCGCCGAAATCCACAAGCTGAAGATCCAGAAGTAGACGGCCCGTTCTTAATTGATATGGCGCTCGTTCAGCACCCAAACAGCGGACGAATCTTTGCCTTATATGATCTGTTTCCTGAAATTAAGGGATTATGGGGCCTGGCCAAGACATACGAACCGCCCTTCGTTGAGATTGGTGAGAAGACTTATCAAGCACTTTACACACATAATATGGTAGATAAGTCAGCTCCGTATACTATTCGTGACGGAGGCATTGTTTATGATCCGACTGGGACTCCAACTGATTACCGTATTATTACACACCCGACTGAGCCAAATTATTCTGATTACGGAAATATTTTACGCGGCAATGATGTGGTGGGCAATATCTTCTTCATCACGAATAAGACCGCTCCCTTCCGCGTTGCCAAGACAGCTCATATCCACTATTCTTATAGTGATGATGAGGGTAAAACCTGGTCCGCCCCTCATAATATTGCTGGACAGCTCATCTCGTCTCATATGAACTTCCATGGTATTGGTCCAGGGGCTGGCATTACACTCACACATCCCCCGTATACCGGACGTATCGTTATTCCCACTTACACAACGAACTGGAGCAGCCACCTCGAAGGCTCCCAATCCTCGCGGGTGATTTATTCGGATGACCATGGACACACTTGGCATTGTGGACAAGCGGTCAATGATGGACGGCTTTTAGACAATGGGGACCGCATCCACTCGACTACAATGGCTCATCCAACAGCACAGAATTCTGAAGCAAGTGTCGTCGAAACCTCCCATGGTGACTTACTACTCTTTATGCGCAATCTAACTGGCCATGTCCAAATGGCGCGCAGCACGAATGGCGGAGCAAGCTGGCACAATCAGCCAGAAAACATCATCTCTCTCGAAGCTGTACCAGACATGTACGTCCAACTTTCAGCTGTCCAGACGATCTATCATAAGCAGGAATATATTCTCTTAGCTAATGCCCAAGATTCCGACCGCAACAATGGCTACATCCATCTTGCTGAAGTAGATGCTTCAGGCAACTTACATTGGCTCCATCATCAACAAATAAATACAGGCAAGTTTGCCTATAACTCCCTCCAAGAATTAGCTCCGGGGACGTTTGGATTACTTTATGAAACCGCCGATAATGCTCATAATGACTATCAACTAAAATTCCAAATCTTCTCCTTAGCAGAGCTCCTCCAGAAGCACTAA
- a CDS encoding helix-turn-helix transcriptional regulator, translating into MDELQEFIRYVKKKRKMAGLTQSELAEMAGISASTLSSLETGRTKKPAPETVLALQAALAYEVAGAGEEIFDFDKDRHVQIQKIAYDLLEGSLYLVFELMFERGYIYIDIYPFGREDDQDEMVQVEMALLEEAKMYKDYIEERILEDLIPDLVDDVTASSLTEDEAERVMFDIIYKNVIYQCALVIDSGIAELYEMVSIQLRHMLEANEEGSIKDYRKHLDNLIDVLNGGLKLGMISDCQMKLSLSN; encoded by the coding sequence ATGGATGAGTTGCAGGAATTTATTCGGTATGTGAAGAAGAAGCGGAAGATGGCTGGATTGACACAATCGGAGTTGGCAGAGATGGCAGGAATATCTGCGTCAACGCTTTCGTCATTAGAGACAGGGCGGACGAAGAAGCCAGCTCCGGAAACTGTGCTAGCGTTGCAGGCTGCTTTAGCGTATGAAGTGGCAGGAGCTGGGGAGGAGATATTTGATTTTGATAAGGATCGACATGTACAGATACAAAAGATTGCATATGATTTGCTTGAGGGATCGCTATATCTGGTGTTTGAGTTAATGTTTGAACGAGGGTATATTTATATTGATATTTATCCATTTGGTCGAGAGGATGATCAGGATGAGATGGTGCAAGTTGAGATGGCACTATTGGAAGAAGCTAAGATGTATAAAGATTATATTGAAGAGCGAATCTTGGAGGACCTTATTCCAGACTTAGTAGATGATGTGACAGCTAGTTCGTTAACAGAGGATGAGGCAGAACGGGTTATGTTTGATATAATCTATAAAAATGTCATATACCAGTGTGCATTGGTGATAGATTCGGGAATTGCGGAGTTGTATGAGATGGTGTCGATTCAGTTACGTCATATGTTAGAGGCGAATGAGGAAGGTAGCATAAAAGATTATCGGAAGCACCTTGATAATTTGATAGATGTGTTGAATGGTGGTTTGAAGTTAGGAATGATTAGTGATTGTCAGATGAAGTTGTCACTCAGTAATTAA
- a CDS encoding Cof-type HAD-IIB family hydrolase produces the protein MPTIKLIATDMDGTFLNSNKDYDRKRFNRIFQQLQAQDITFVVASGNQVAQLQSFFPEDIRSNIIFAGDNGGVIYHGEEFIDAAHINHDTLTALINYVETNYPHVPIVLSGVNNGYIRTDNSDAYKENIARYFHKLIEVDDLQTFQEDHYVKLTLETPSELCRNLIAELNEQFGDQLNAVITNGDNIDINPIDSNKGVAIKNIAQKRNISPDEILAFGDSGNDLEMIQYATYGYAMTNAYQDLKNITHLIAPSNDNNGVLEIVEEYINKI, from the coding sequence ATGCCAACGATTAAACTCATTGCAACTGATATGGATGGAACATTCCTCAACTCGAACAAAGACTATGACCGCAAGCGATTCAACCGCATCTTCCAACAACTACAAGCCCAGGATATTACATTTGTCGTTGCCAGTGGAAATCAAGTCGCCCAACTACAATCCTTTTTTCCGGAAGACATCCGTTCTAACATTATTTTTGCCGGCGATAACGGTGGTGTCATTTATCACGGAGAAGAATTCATAGACGCTGCTCATATCAATCATGACACTCTTACTGCACTCATTAATTACGTCGAAACCAACTATCCACACGTCCCTATCGTCTTATCCGGCGTCAACAATGGCTATATTCGTACAGATAATTCCGACGCCTATAAAGAAAACATCGCGCGCTATTTCCATAAACTTATTGAAGTAGACGATTTACAGACCTTCCAAGAAGACCACTATGTCAAACTTACCTTAGAAACTCCCAGTGAGCTCTGTCGCAATCTAATTGCCGAACTGAACGAACAATTTGGTGACCAACTGAATGCCGTCATTACGAATGGAGACAATATCGACATCAATCCTATTGACAGTAACAAAGGTGTTGCTATCAAAAACATTGCCCAAAAACGAAACATCTCTCCTGATGAAATCCTCGCATTCGGCGACAGCGGCAACGACCTCGAAATGATCCAGTATGCCACATACGGTTACGCCATGACAAACGCCTACCAAGACCTTAAAAACATCACCCACCTTATCGCCCCAAGTAACGACAACAATGGCGTCCTAGAGATTGTGGAGGAATATATCAATAAAATATAA